The following proteins come from a genomic window of Bacteroidales bacterium:
- a CDS encoding response regulator transcription factor, whose protein sequence is MNILIVEDHPLIRLSYKKIMEILFDHFNIFETDNLIETSNILKTHELNFAIVDLNLKGISGFNIIKLIKKQQPFCKIAVVSLYDEIETIWICKKIGADGFISKTCNERDFESTLKLILENNNSFITNKQLNEKLTYLFSDDINYFFEEFSKLTEKEKIVFKLKINQFKNTDISKTLNIKLKTVENYITRISTKCIPSNYNFHDFVEKYKNTINFIISQE, encoded by the coding sequence ATGAACATTTTAATTGTTGAAGATCATCCCTTAATCCGTTTATCTTATAAAAAAATTATGGAAATTTTATTTGATCACTTTAATATTTTTGAAACAGATAATCTTATTGAAACATCAAATATTCTAAAAACACATGAATTAAACTTTGCAATAGTAGATTTAAATTTAAAAGGTATAAGTGGTTTTAATATTATTAAACTTATAAAAAAACAACAACCCTTTTGCAAAATTGCTGTTGTATCGCTCTATGATGAAATTGAAACCATATGGATATGTAAAAAAATTGGTGCAGACGGATTTATATCAAAAACTTGTAACGAAAGAGATTTTGAATCTACATTAAAATTAATATTAGAAAATAATAACTCTTTCATTACAAATAAACAACTTAATGAAAAACTTACTTATTTGTTTTCTGATGATATAAATTATTTTTTTGAAGAATTTTCAAAACTAACAGAAAAAGAAAAAATAGTTTTTAAATTAAAAATAAATCAATTTAAAAACACTGATATATCTAAAACACTCAATATAAAACTCAAAACGGTTGAAAATTACATAACACGAATAAGTACAAAGTGTATTCCCAGTAATTATAACTTCCACGATTTTGTTGAAAAATATAAAAACACCATAAACTTCATTATTTCTCAAGAATAG